One region of Desulfovibrio sp. JC010 genomic DNA includes:
- a CDS encoding glycerophosphodiester phosphodiesterase has product MMLIGHRGCKYPGYNQNTIRSFEKVTSEGVPAIEFDVQLSADKELVIVHNLDLEEVSTGTGEVSSTDCATLKSLFAGDPKQGEDRIPFLAEVFDFFASCAADKRPAIHMELKGNNTGKQAGELFNEYVAAGKLAMSDMLASSFNWQELEALREVCPDAKIALLDGAIRRNLLLEKTGPQGEQYFAELFAYGNEDYMLPRFPVLKDNLELLEKLCPEPQIREKLAQEIKDCLGGGYYTDELLDNACSMNAASVNLWYRTVSPAFIKKAHARELAVFVYTANLPEEWKNLADMGVDGIFTDFYASASRTLADYNF; this is encoded by the coding sequence ATGATGCTCATCGGACATCGGGGCTGCAAGTACCCCGGTTACAACCAGAATACCATCCGCTCTTTTGAGAAAGTAACTTCCGAAGGTGTGCCCGCTATCGAATTCGATGTTCAGCTCAGTGCAGACAAAGAACTGGTCATTGTCCACAACCTTGACCTTGAAGAGGTTTCCACCGGAACGGGAGAAGTTTCCAGCACGGACTGCGCCACCCTGAAATCTCTTTTCGCCGGGGACCCGAAGCAGGGCGAGGACCGTATTCCTTTTCTTGCGGAAGTCTTTGATTTCTTTGCTTCCTGCGCAGCAGACAAACGCCCTGCAATCCATATGGAACTGAAAGGGAACAACACCGGAAAACAGGCCGGGGAACTCTTCAACGAATATGTTGCAGCGGGAAAACTTGCCATGTCCGATATGCTGGCAAGTTCGTTTAACTGGCAAGAACTGGAAGCGTTGAGGGAAGTCTGCCCGGACGCAAAAATCGCGTTACTTGATGGAGCCATCCGCCGCAATCTTCTGCTGGAAAAAACAGGTCCGCAGGGCGAGCAGTATTTTGCGGAGCTGTTTGCTTACGGCAACGAAGATTACATGCTGCCCCGCTTCCCTGTGCTGAAAGACAATCTGGAACTGCTGGAGAAACTCTGCCCGGAACCGCAGATTCGTGAAAAGCTGGCGCAGGAGATCAAGGACTGTCTGGGCGGTGGGTACTATACCGACGAGCTGCTGGACAATGCCTGCTCCATGAACGCTGCTTCCGTAAATCTCTGGTACCGCACCGTCTCTCCCGCTTTCATCAAGAAAGCCCACGCAAGGGAACTCGCAGTATTCGTCTATACCGCCAATCTTCCCGAAGAATGGAAAAACCTTGCCGATATGGGGGTAGACGGTATTTTCACCGATTTTTACGCGAGCGCGTCCCGCACACTGGCTGATTATAATTTTTAA
- a CDS encoding TRAP transporter large permease, translated as MLTFPVTIVMALYFTSIPIAFALLAAGLAYFTFGDVGTPPDLILQKFITSTASFPLLAIPFFIMAGEIMNFSGISSSLMKMAEVLTGHLRGGLAQVNVLLSTLMGGISGSANADAAMQSKIIVPQMTKRGYSASFSTAITAASSAIAPVIPPGINLIIYALIAQVSVAKMFIGGYTPGILMCFGLMLTVHFIAKKRDYKPSREKMASGKEILKQARESIWGLLLPLGIIAGIRFGVFTPTEAGAMAVLFCIIIGVFFYKKLRWEHFPIIMKNTILGTSSVMLIIIAASVFGQYMSWERIPHQLTGAILAISDSPWIILVVINILLLVLGMFLEGGALLIIVAPLLVPLMKTMGVDLIHFGLIMIVNIMIGGITPPFGSMMFTTCAITGSTVGEFCREIWPFILALLIVLVIVTYMPAVVMFLPNIL; from the coding sequence ATGCTTACATTTCCCGTAACCATTGTAATGGCCCTGTACTTCACCAGTATCCCCATTGCCTTTGCCCTGCTTGCCGCAGGTCTCGCATATTTCACTTTCGGTGATGTAGGGACACCGCCGGATCTGATCCTGCAGAAGTTCATCACCTCCACCGCTTCATTTCCGCTGCTGGCCATTCCCTTTTTCATCATGGCCGGCGAAATCATGAACTTCTCAGGAATCAGTTCCAGTCTTATGAAAATGGCCGAGGTGCTCACCGGGCATCTGCGCGGCGGACTGGCACAGGTCAACGTGCTGCTCTCCACCCTCATGGGCGGAATCTCCGGCTCCGCCAACGCGGACGCGGCCATGCAGTCCAAGATTATCGTCCCGCAGATGACCAAGCGCGGCTACAGTGCATCTTTCTCCACCGCCATCACTGCCGCATCTTCTGCTATCGCTCCGGTTATCCCGCCGGGCATCAACCTGATCATCTACGCCCTCATCGCACAGGTCTCGGTGGCCAAGATGTTCATCGGCGGCTACACACCGGGCATCCTCATGTGCTTCGGTCTCATGCTTACCGTGCATTTCATCGCCAAGAAAAGGGACTACAAACCCTCCCGCGAAAAAATGGCTTCCGGCAAAGAAATCCTCAAACAGGCCCGTGAATCCATATGGGGCCTGCTGCTGCCGCTGGGCATCATCGCCGGTATCCGTTTCGGTGTTTTCACCCCCACTGAAGCCGGAGCCATGGCCGTACTTTTCTGCATCATCATCGGGGTATTTTTCTACAAAAAGCTGCGCTGGGAACATTTTCCCATCATCATGAAAAACACCATTCTGGGCACCAGCTCGGTAATGCTGATCATCATCGCGGCTTCGGTCTTCGGGCAGTACATGAGCTGGGAACGCATCCCCCACCAGCTGACCGGTGCGATTCTGGCTATCTCCGATTCCCCGTGGATCATTCTGGTGGTCATCAACATCCTGCTCCTTGTCCTCGGTATGTTCCTTGAAGGCGGCGCACTGCTGATCATCGTTGCCCCGCTTCTGGTACCGCTGATGAAGACCATGGGCGTCGACCTGATCCATTTCGGTCTGATCATGATCGTAAACATCATGATCGGGGGCATCACCCCGCCGTTCGGATCGATGATGTTCACCACCTGCGCCATTACCGGGTCCACGGTGGGTGAATTCTGCCGGGAAATCTGGCCCTTTATACTCGCCCTGCTCATCGTTCTGGTCATCGTGACCTACATGCCGGCCGTAGTAATGTTTCTGCCCAATATTCTTTAG